The proteins below are encoded in one region of Bacteroidota bacterium:
- a CDS encoding OmpA family protein: MRNKILNEKRILLSILLICISILWIYADEKPKKDKSRVSEKADKDFKLYKFNKAIRLYKKVYNNINDKQEKGKIAEQLGICFMRNNEYEDAENWFEKAFKNDPNPALYLQLADAVKRQGNYSLAKEYLNKYMREYPTDSNIASLISYCDSAVIWEANPKDIIIEKFVLLNTKFNDFSPMLAKDNSIYFTSDRPIRDGAQAYAWTGLPYTDIFYCSYDVTTEKYEKPIPYELINTPFNDGVICFNSKNNELYYTQCNGRDGKQYNCRIMMIKKRGQKWTDPKVASFCTDTFANYGHPTLSENGKRIYFSSNMLGGYGEEKENGTSLKTTDLYMCSFVSRAKTWGNPINLGTEINSEGNEQFPYLYNNTLYFSSDGLPGMGGLDIFSSEKVNQNWSIPENMKAPLNSPADDFGIVIERDGNLYAGYKGMFSSNRNGSKRDDIYSFKIPPIVFNVHGLITNAKNQKLEPCAKVLLSYDDTTLTTIADQNAYYEFLDISPQTTFVIFAQKDSFFDSKKIAFSTNGLKMSKDFEIDLQITPFPSYDEIVKLEGIFYDLDSFNLRPESLVVLDSLANILMKYPRLVIELAAHTDCRQTYAYNRELSQKRAKACVDYLIYKGIDARRLIAIGYGESKLVNNCDCENGKGNGMDCTEEEHQINRRTTIAIIRTDFNPNEE, translated from the coding sequence ATGAGAAATAAAATCCTTAACGAAAAAAGAATACTTCTCTCTATCTTGTTAATTTGTATTTCTATACTCTGGATTTATGCAGATGAAAAACCCAAAAAAGATAAATCAAGAGTTAGTGAAAAGGCAGATAAAGATTTCAAACTCTATAAATTTAACAAAGCGATTCGCTTGTATAAAAAGGTCTATAATAATATAAACGATAAGCAGGAAAAAGGAAAAATTGCAGAACAATTGGGTATCTGCTTTATGCGTAACAATGAGTATGAAGATGCTGAAAATTGGTTTGAAAAAGCATTTAAAAACGATCCGAATCCTGCGCTATATCTTCAATTGGCTGATGCAGTTAAAAGACAGGGGAATTATAGTCTGGCAAAGGAATACCTGAACAAATACATGCGTGAGTATCCAACTGATTCCAATATCGCAAGCCTGATATCCTATTGCGATTCGGCAGTTATTTGGGAGGCGAATCCAAAAGACATTATAATTGAGAAATTTGTGCTATTGAATACCAAATTCAACGATTTCTCGCCCATGCTTGCCAAAGATAATTCGATATATTTTACATCTGATCGACCAATTCGAGATGGTGCACAAGCATATGCATGGACAGGTTTACCTTATACTGATATTTTTTATTGCAGCTATGATGTTACAACTGAGAAATATGAAAAACCCATCCCTTATGAATTAATAAATACTCCCTTTAATGATGGAGTGATTTGCTTTAACAGTAAAAACAATGAGCTCTATTACACGCAATGTAATGGACGGGATGGAAAACAATATAATTGTCGGATTATGATGATTAAAAAAAGAGGTCAAAAATGGACCGATCCAAAAGTAGCCTCCTTTTGCACAGATACATTTGCCAATTATGGACATCCTACCCTCTCTGAAAATGGAAAGCGCATTTATTTCAGCAGTAACATGCTTGGCGGCTATGGTGAAGAAAAAGAAAATGGGACAAGTCTGAAGACCACCGATTTATATATGTGCAGTTTTGTAAGCAGGGCAAAAACATGGGGCAATCCGATTAACCTGGGAACTGAAATCAATTCAGAAGGAAATGAGCAATTCCCCTATCTTTATAACAATACGCTTTACTTTTCTTCAGATGGTTTACCCGGCATGGGAGGTTTGGATATTTTTTCCAGTGAAAAAGTGAATCAAAACTGGTCAATTCCTGAAAACATGAAAGCACCACTTAACTCGCCAGCAGACGATTTTGGAATTGTGATTGAAAGAGATGGCAATCTGTATGCAGGCTATAAAGGAATGTTTAGTTCAAATCGGAACGGGAGTAAAAGAGATGATATTTATTCCTTTAAAATTCCTCCAATCGTGTTTAATGTCCATGGTCTGATTACGAATGCAAAAAACCAAAAGCTTGAACCGTGTGCTAAGGTATTACTAAGCTATGATGATACAACTTTAACAACAATAGCCGACCAAAATGCCTATTATGAATTTTTAGACATCAGTCCACAAACAACCTTTGTGATATTTGCACAAAAGGATAGCTTTTTTGATAGTAAAAAAATCGCTTTTTCGACTAATGGACTTAAGATGTCAAAGGATTTTGAAATTGATTTGCAAATTACTCCTTTTCCAAGTTATGATGAGATAGTTAAACTGGAAGGAATTTTTTATGATTTAGATTCTTTTAATCTTAGGCCCGAATCTCTGGTTGTACTTGACAGCCTTGCCAATATTCTAATGAAATATCCCAGATTGGTAATTGAACTGGCTGCACATACAGATTGTAGACAAACCTATGCTTATAATAGAGAACTATCACAGAAAAGAGCAAAGGCTTGTGTTGATTATCTCATTTATAAAGGGATAGATGCTAGAAGATTAATAGCGATTGGATATGGTGAAAGCAAATTGGTAAATAATTGTGATTGTGAAAATGGGAAAGGTAATGGCATGGATTGCACAGAAGAAGAACATCAGATAAACAGGCGAACAACCATTGCAATAATTAGGACAGATTTTAATCCAAACGAAGAATAA
- a CDS encoding PorP/SprF family type IX secretion system membrane protein codes for MKKLLFILLFIFLSASSFSQRLPLHSIFSENLMLANPALCGSSENNRIWIDHRNQWLGFNKDSNEFIGQAPITNAIAIDLSFENKFINGFGAYYLNDKLGYNQINALSLLYSKRFDIKEDVSLRLGFSADYYHLSINGKWLMIQPEPLFETYCGDNFDLGLGFLFQFKNWEIGSGLQHIIHEDVVYDTIYRTQFATTSTSFLSYKHEFGKYSYFSPILLVKMDKAKVMTEIDLKFSFEDRFFFSLGLRPMSAILISSGFRLFISIDLLLAYELNITAMHNYSNGTYGVLLRYNF; via the coding sequence ATGAAAAAGCTGCTGTTTATTTTGCTGTTTATCTTCTTGAGTGCTTCATCTTTTTCTCAACGGCTTCCCTTACACTCCATTTTCTCGGAAAATCTCATGCTTGCAAATCCAGCTTTATGTGGATCATCTGAGAATAATAGAATTTGGATAGATCATCGAAATCAGTGGCTTGGTTTTAATAAAGATAGCAATGAATTTATCGGGCAAGCTCCTATAACGAATGCAATAGCCATCGACCTGAGTTTTGAAAATAAATTCATCAACGGATTTGGAGCTTACTACCTAAATGATAAACTTGGATATAATCAGATTAACGCACTATCGCTTTTATATTCAAAGCGATTTGACATCAAAGAGGATGTAAGTCTTAGGCTCGGCTTTAGTGCTGATTATTATCATCTATCCATAAATGGCAAATGGTTAATGATACAACCTGAGCCTTTGTTTGAAACATATTGTGGCGACAATTTTGATTTGGGTTTGGGATTTTTATTCCAATTTAAAAACTGGGAAATAGGAAGTGGTCTACAGCATATCATCCACGAAGATGTTGTTTATGATACAATTTATCGCACCCAATTTGCTACTACATCAACTTCATTTCTAAGCTACAAACATGAATTTGGAAAATATTCCTATTTTAGCCCAATACTGTTAGTCAAAATGGACAAGGCAAAAGTCATGACTGAAATTGACCTCAAGTTTTCTTTTGAAGACCGTTTCTTTTTTAGTTTGGGGCTTAGACCCATGTCTGCCATTCTTATATCCTCTGGATTTAGGCTTTTCATATCCATTGATTTGCTATTAGCCTATGAGTTGAATATCACAGCAATGCATAACTATTCTAATGGCACTTATGGCGTATTGTTGAGGTATAATTTCTGA